The sequence below is a genomic window from Capsicum annuum cultivar UCD-10X-F1 unplaced genomic scaffold, UCD10Xv1.1 ctg47019, whole genome shotgun sequence.
ACACTTTCCTCACAAATTCTGACCTAAGTTTCCTCGGATCATTTGACGATCCGAGGAAAATAGGTCGCGGTAGATACAACAAACGTATGTACCCGAACATAACACTCTCCGACTGGCGAAAAGGCTCGCAATGGTTTGAAGTTCATCGCGAACTTGCTATAAAAATCGTCTCTGACGTAACGTATTACCCTATTTTTAAGAAGTATTGTGTGCCACCTTGTTACATGGATGAACATTACTTGCCTACATTAGTGAATAAAGTTTGTCCGAAATTAACGTCGAATCGAAGCGTTACATGGGCCGATTGGTCGACCGGTGGATCGCAcccgatgacatttttgaagaaagATGTGAGTAAGGTGTTTTTGAAGAGTGTTAGAAGTGAGGTCAATTGTAGTTATAATGGAAAGTTGAGTTCAATTT
It includes:
- the LOC124885379 gene encoding glycosyltransferase BC10-like — translated: MIDAERRLLANALLDISNERFILLSESCIPLFNFTTIYTFLTNSDLSFLGSFDDPRKIGRGRYNKRMYPNITLSDWRKGSQWFEVHRELAIKIVSDVTYYPIFKKYCVPPCYMDEHYLPTLVNKVCPKLTSNRSVTWADWSTGGSHPMTFLKKDVSKVFLKSVRSEVNCSYNGKLSSICFLFGRKFHPSTLQPLLSIAPMLLGFG